One Zymoseptoria tritici IPO323 chromosome 5, whole genome shotgun sequence genomic window, ACTCTCCACAACTCAAGCAAACACCCTACAATCATCTCCAAAGTCAACCACTCAACCACCAAAACCAAACCCAACAACCTTTCATCCaaaaccaccaccaccgccaacatgaacttcttcaccaccaccctcatcgccctcttcgccgccggcgcTCTCGCTGCCCCAGCCGAACTGGAAGCCCGCGCTGACTGCGGCGTCATCCTCCCCGCCTGCAATGGTGGCAACATCGTCGGCAAGACCGACTGCCGCTGCAACGGCCAGGTCGCTCCTTGCGACCTCTGGCAGTGCCCCGGAACCACCAACAACGTCGTGAGTCGTGATTGAGCTGTTGGCTCCGGTCGGTGAAGGATACTTGCTGATCATTTTCGTGATATACAGATGGCTTGCGGCCAGGAGGGAACTGGATGTGTCTGGCTTTAGATGCCCAGGAGGATGGCCTGCCTTCCTGCCTCAC contains:
- a CDS encoding signal peptide-containing protein (Contains predicted signal peptide. Shows sequence similarity to N. crassa hypothetical protein.), whose protein sequence is MNFFTTTLIALFAAGALAAPAELEARADCGVILPACNGGNIVGKTDCRCNGQVAPCDLWQCPGTTNNVMACGQEGTGCVWL